TCAATTCTTGCAATGCAATCTTTCATCCGTTTCAGGATGACTGGCATGGTGGAACAATTCTGTGTGATTTTCTCattcagcaattttactttcttggCTGTCTCTGGATCTTCTGGTGCAGGTGAACCTTCGCTCTGATAAATGTTATGGTCCAATGCACCTGTACAATATAGTTCAGCTCAACTTGTCATACCACAGAATAGAATAAATCTCAGCCATCAGCAAAGAATCAATTCTAGAACTCAGACTCAGTAGTGATACTACTACCTGTCTTAAGCAGTTAGCTCCAGAACATAAAGGTAAGAGGAAAGACTTAAATGGCAATAACCATCCATATAATACAAAAGATGCTTTATATGATATGATTTTACAAAATATCATTAACCAATATAGAAAACACAATATCACTAACTTCATCCTACATGACACCATTCAAAATGCACTTTGGCCTACTGCATGACAATATTCAAAACTCATTGGAATTCAACAAGTTTCAATCAAGAACATGGTAGCCAATGATGCCTGAAGGCTCACGTTTTTTGGTATATCTCATCCCTCAAACTTTTGTAGCAAAGTTATTGTAAAATTTGATATTAGCAATTAGATTGGACATGCTTACTAATGCTGACACAAATCCAAAATATTATTCACAATAATACTTTGGATAACCTACAAAGCTTGAAATTTGAACTATGTTCTCAACTTTTTGGCCTCAACATCAAATCCAGTAATTCCAGAAGTAAACAAGTCCCAAACAAAAATCCTAGGTAGTAGattatgtttaaattaaattttattatgtttattatattgTATTAAACAGAAGGGGAGCCTCGGAGCAGCGGATGAGTTGTCTCCACGTGACCTCAAGGTCACGGGTTCAAGCCGTGGAAACAGCCACTGATATAATTATCAGGTTAGGCTGCGTACATTACAACCTTGGTTGCGGCCCTTTCCCGGACCCTGCGTTAAATGCGGGACGCTTGTGCACCGGGTtgccctttttttttattattttttcttagatttttctttttaaaatgtttctaCTAATATACCCAGATATTCGCCTTTCTCAAGAGAACAAATAAATGAGGATTCACAACGGAAATAAAGAGGGAATAAAGCATTTTCCTTAACAGAGAAGAGGGACGGAAGTGGGGTGCCTGGCTCCATAGAACCCCATTGCTTTCTCCGTTAGTAAACACACTTTATGCGACAatagtatatattaaaaaaaaatccttgCCAATAATTTGCTAAAAGAATTACAATGTCGTCTTTGACACAAGTCCTATTAAAACCATAGAATACAAATCAAAGCTTGGCCAACAGAAATTgttacaaaaataagtcttgcTTCATTTCAATTTATCCTCAAGATTGTGTTAATCATTTTATGCATTTACCAGTTCCAGTGATCTTTTCCTTGCAAGCTTCCACcctcataaatattaattgagcTTTAGTAATAAGCTGTTTTATCAATCTAACTACCACGTTTTATTTAATGGACATGTTCTCTTGAAAATATTAAATTCAGCTAGGCTTAGTATAACAAGGTAATTCCTCTTCACTTATTTGTTGTGTTCCCTGTCTCATAGTTCAAGAAACTAAGCAAACTGCAGATCTAACattagtaaaattaaaatttctaggGCTTTATCCATTTGATCAATTAGTGCACTCAAGGAAATGCTCTTTAGAATTGCAAATTATTACAAACCATTTGATTAGTGTATACATAACGACCCTAAGATGATAAATGTGTTTCTTGAGAAAGCAAGGGCAACTCTGGTAGTGCAATCAAGACCAGGTTAAATTTTATTTCCCATCACTAAAGACTAAAtagatttaattaaaagaaaggGTAAGCAGAATAATTAATTCAGTTTAGGCATAGAATAAGCACTTTAGACTATAAATTAACAATCACTAGCAAGTCAAAATTCAGGCTTGTCACATCAAACTAGAGATCTTAAACTGAAATACATGAGAAATAATAATCTTAATCATTTAGATTTTAGTGAAACAATGCAAAAGTTCACATCAATACCACTCCACGATTACAGATCATTAGGACAAGAAAGTAAGGCATCCTTATATTATTAACTTCCTAGATATCATCAACCAACTTTCTAGATATAGAAAAAACAATATTTCTAACTTCTACCTACATGACACCATTCAAACTGCACTTTGGCTTACTCCATGACAATATTCAAATGCACTGGATTTTCACACAAGTTTCAGTCATGACCATGGTAGCCATGGTAGCCAATGAAGGCTAACATTTTTTAGTATATCTCATCCCTCAAACTTTTATAGCAAAATCATTGTAAAATTTGATATGCTTGCAATGCTGACACAAATGCAGAAGATTATTCAAAATAATACTTTGGGTAACCTACAAAGCCTGAAATTTGAACTAAGTTCTCAACTTTTAGGCCTCAACATCAAATCCAGTAATTCCAGAAGGAAAAAAGTCGCAAACAAAATCCCTAGGTAGTAGAATCATACATAAATACAATTTTCAGTTCTAAACAATCTCAATTCCCTTCATTTTTTTTCATCCTAAAAGAAGAaacgaaaaccctaaaaagtgaCCTGGGGGGGTTGAAGCATGGTGAGAGGGATGTGGAAAAAGTGGTCTGTGAGCGTCAAGAATAGAGAGAAGAGTAGATTTGAGCTGATCCGGTAAGGTTGATCGGTGTTCGAGAATCTTGTGCGCCATTTGCTTCAACTCAGATTCCAATGATTCCAACTCCAAATCATcagtttgagagctccaagtggcTTCATGCGTATCCACCACTTCGGAGGTCTTGTTCGGAGCCATCATTAGTTGAAGACAAACCACTAGACCAGAGCTAGATAAGGAGTGAAGCGTCGGAGAAGATGACGGGGCTGGGCCACAGGGACTTTGAATGCAGATTGAAGGGAGTCATGGTTCATGGAGCATAGGAGAGCCTATGGTTCCTGGCTCTGTATGGGTGGCTTCTAATTCATTGGGCCGGGTCAGTTTTTCTAGCCGGGGCCGAGTCCACAAAAAGTTTGTATGTATGGATTTCTTTTACATAAATACGTTATTAGGAGGTGTTTGTTACTTTATATTACTTATGAGTTCTCTCATTTACCGTGGAGACAAATATACTTataaattacatttttttttttatctcgaATGCATATAAGATACGTATTAAAGTTTTATCAAACGAGATTTTTTTTTCTCACAAAAAATTTCTACTACTATCTCTGTGATAATAAATACAAGATtaataagtcaccaaaaaaaaaaatacaagattAATGAaagtaataaatatttaatatttttaagtataAATCATAAATTTCGATGAGTTATGAAAACTCATACGATAAGATATGATTTAAGAATAATGttacatatccaaatttttttattaattacatctaattaaattatctaatataacaaaaaataattatggcTAGTGTTATAGGAGTTACCTAAAACGATGATTTGAACCTAAACATGAGGTCCAAACTCCTTTTGAGGTAGCGTCCGACTTGTGCTGCTGTTGAGGTGTCGTCGTCTGAGTTTCTCGTGAGAAGGTGGGAGGTGATACCTACAAGAGACCTGATgtacgaaaacttgtctctcaacaatttttccttcgacaagtatatcgaattgtcgtcaagtaaaaactcacaatagagtgaggtcgaatcccacagggattgattggtcaagcaactttagttggaagaatatgctagttgagctaaacataGTGTAGTTGATGTTGCAGGAATTTAAATGGTGGAAAAGTAAATTCAAGGAAATAAAatgcaaaatcttaaatgggaaatCGGGGAGATGAACAtagaaataaatggcagaaagtaaagagaatgtgtATGATTatagatggggaattcattgggctcaggggatgttgtattctccggatcaaattcattttcatctcttcctcaatcaaagcatctattgatctccttgacAATTTTAAGTGATTcggttccaattccttggcaacccaatctctctaagcttgaacaattgcccaattccttgatttaattgctcatgggaagagatgaagtgtggtcactgattataccacatgtatttccaaatcaaagtgttgggaggattacatgtcactatatccatccagaccccaatttggtccaacatgagaaagcatttctagcatgatctcatcatccctttttcaaggctcaaaggagatccaattatggagaatttcttttctaagacaactaaccaattgaattaagatcgaaagctttctagtaaatcaaaagagaagaaagaagaagaagaatgaaaactataattgatccatcaaattacaatagagctccctaacccaattaaaggggtttagttgttcatagctctggaaatggaaaatggcagaaaagaatacatgcttaactagaaaatgcagaaaagtaaatatacattgggtagttctccaaagtgccaaaagcttctctatagttcaaaactactcctatatatactacttttcttgatcttctagtgagttcttcaagtcttggatgtgggccttagatcttgagttgaagcagttacaatctttagtgggctcagcttgcagaaaagtgtgacttaggcatgggcgttagtgatgttaacgttaagtgaaattgtgggttcgagaacgttagtggtagtcacctttttcactaacgttccaaccccatatagttcacgttaacttcaacgttagtggcactaacgtgaccactaacgttgccttatgatccttcgcaagcgttattgggaatcacctttttcaataacgttgccttgtgcccctcttttcctacgttagagttcacgttagtataactaacgtgactcttaacgtgggtatgcctatcttcgagagcgttagtgacacttacctttgtcactaacgctccaaacgcccatcatccccacgttagagttcacgttaactaggttaacgtggccactaacgtggtagtgaatgtcatctccaacgttagtgacacgttggctcatcaatcttagctccacgttaactttcacgttagtggtcttaacgtgaccactaacgtgggtaaTGCTatcttgatccaacgttagtgacaaaggtgattgtcactaacgttggcattgtctaCCTTTCCACGATAGAGTTCACATtagctaagttaacgtgactcttaacgtggccaattgccaacttttggagcgttagtggtgttcacgtttaccactaacgctggagctctctttatctccacgttaactaccacgttaatgtagttaacgtggcaattaacgtgggtttagatggcttcgcaggcgttattgtcGACCACCtttctcattaacattgcaagcttgtccccattccacgttagtggtcacattaattaaattaacgtggctactaacgtggttctttcttgcttcctttgtcctgaaatcaagcaaataaagtgcatcaaagctctagcccaagtcatgagattatgcatcatcaatttgtcattcaatccttgcaaaatcctcatgaaatcatgtaaaattcacaatagttgcttgaatcaaggtgtaggtgtattttcatccaaaacttaccTTGTTCACtaaaaaaatgcatgaaactaccctaaaacagtaaagaaaaggtcagtgaaactggcctagatgccctggcatcaagacCCAAATGtttaagttagctaggactttaagcaaatttttagtagattgggttTTGAATATATTTGAGTGGGTcattgtatttatagtagagaaATAACCACCTTTTTAGTATAGTTCCACCTTtgatggtggataaccgttcccttatttttgagaatttgttgagatctcccttttaaataaaagagagaaattGTAAGAGATATTTCAAGAATCAGTTGCTTGTTCAGATAAGTAGGGTAGAACTTCCTTTGTCATGACCGACCTCTAGGAGGTCGGGTAAGTAAAGGAGGCCACCTTTTTGGGTTGGCTTTTTATTCTTTTTGGGCCTGACTTAATGTCTTTGGGTTAAGGTATAAATAGTGTCCCTTATTGAGATCGAGTTTTTATGAGGTCAAGTTCGAGCATTTGTGAACTTAGTTTCCTTACGGGTATACCGCCTTCAAGAGGTCGGGTACTCGAcgtgtttttttaaaatttttgaaaatgttgaGTCGCATAATGACACGGTGTGCATTACGTCACAATTTTTTTGGGATCCGTGCGCGTCATTAATGAGGGGTGCAAAATGTCACTTTTACTCCTAGTGTCTTATAAATATTTCATTTTcctcctttttcctttttccatTTTCATCATACGTtcgtctctttctcttcttctttctccattcTTCGTTTGTGTAACTGTTTCCCATTTCAAGATTTCTTTATCTTGAGCTTTTAGAAGGTCTTATTTCATTCTGTTGGAGAGGATTGATCATGTGTTTTCGTATGAAGTGCTCTTTGCTTTTGCGCTCTTTTAAGGTTGGTCCCTTACTCTATCTTTTCTCGAATTCTGTTTTATTTCTACGTTCTTGGTAGTATCCGTGTTTGAATGAATGTTAGTTTTGAAGTTTTGAAATGTTTCTTGTGATTTGCAACTTTGAATTTGGGGTTTCGCATTCTGGGAGCATTTTGGGAATTTGATTTGGGTTGTTGAAAGATTGGAGTTTTGCTTCGCTCTCTTTTACTGTTGCTGTGATTCTGAAAGTGGGGTTCTATATTGCCCCCAAATGATGTTGTTTCCGTATAGGAGAGGTCCTCATTTCTATATGTGAGAGGTATAACATAATTGTTTGTGCTCCAGGAAGGTTTCGTGAAATTGACCTGACCTATTTTGAATATGTGAAAGCTTGTGTTGCTTATGTTTTACGTTCAAGATGTTGGTGGCGATGTTTTAAATTGACCCGACCTTCTCATTACTTGCCTTGTTTTGTCTAatttttagtgattgatttttgttttattatattgTAGGTGTAGTTTGTCGTATAAGGTCTCGTCCGAGTTGAAATAGGTAGATTTAACTGTTCTTGTCCCTGTCCCTGTGATTGACAACGAATATGCCAAAGCCGTTTGTAGACATCATAGGTTATGTTTAAGTCTAGAGAATGAGAGGaactatgaaattgttgttgctAACGTTGAGGAGAGGGTCTGTTTCCCCTGACTTGATAGGTCAGAATGACATTTCATATATAtctatgattatttttttatgaagttAGGGGTTACCTTTCCTTTTTCTAAGTTTGAATCCGAGATTCTTAAATTTTGCAATGTTGCCTCTACCCAATTGCATCCCAATTCTTGGGGCTTCTTAAAAATATACCAACTTCTTTGTTAGAAATTGGATGTCTGACCTTCTCTTAAAGTCTTCTTTTACCTTTTCGTGCTCACCAAATCTTTTAGCTCTAAAAAACAAGGTTGGGTCTCTTTCCGTGCTATCTAGCGTAGGAAAGTTTTCGCTATTTTTTATGAGTCcttccatgactttaaaaattatttctttaagaTCCGAGCTGTAGAGGGTGTCCGACCTTTTTTCTGAATGATGATGATAAGCCCATTTTTTCTTTGTATTGGAAAGAAAACTCTGTGATAGTCAAATATAACTCATATGACTTAGAGGAGGTAGAAGAAGGTGTGGTCGGAGTGTTTTAGGAGTTTTAGGGCCGAACTCTTTATTTGGATACAGAAAGGTATTTAGGGAACCCGAGCCAGCTTCGGTCTGAgataggtaattttcttttccttttatagATTTTGCTTGTAAAATTATGTTCATGACTAATGTGCCCTCATTTGGGTGTTGCAAAAAAGATGGCTCCCAAGTCGGCTTCCATGAAAACACTCTGAGCTACTAGGAAGAACGTTGTTGCACGGAGTATACAGTTGAAAGAAGCTGGTGAAACCATCGACCTATCCTCGCCCTCGAAGTCGGACTTGGGCACGTCAACCTCTCTAAAGGTTATTCCTGACCCGACCTCTCAGCCGACTCCTCCCCCTCCCAGCTCGGCAAAACCAGTAGCTCGTTCACCACTTTCTACGTCCAAATCGAATCCCAAAAAATGCAAGACCTCTGAATCGGTGAGTATATATATGAGCAGGGTTTTGACGACCTTGCTTGGAGTGAAAAGCACATCATTTCACATAGCTATATCAGCATGGATGATGTAACCATCAGAAGCCACCTTCAGCTCTTGGCCCGAGATGGAGTTTGGACGGCTGGCATTTACGCAGCCTTGGCTAGGGAGTTGGAAAAGACTCCCCTTAATGCCACTCAGAGCTCCCTGGCTGCCTCGCAGGCTGAAGTGGCCTCTTTGAAAGAGTCCAAGAAGGAGTTGGAGGGAGAGAGGGAATCGCTACTCTATGACCTTAGTAAAGCCTGAGCTAAAGTAAAACAGACGGAGGCTGCTCTGGCTATGTCGGAGGGTTTGAAGAAGAAGGCCAAAGAGAGTTATACTCGGGTTTCTAGGGAAAAGCTTGATTTGGTGGATGAGGTTACCAAAGCCCGAGTCAAGTATGCAAAGTTTGTGGATGATGGTATGGACGAGATGGTTGCAAACCTGAAGGCTCAGTTCCGAGTTGTTACTCCTGAGGCGGACCTATCCCTCATTAGCCCAGACAATATAGTGGTGGACGGAAAAATTGTTCATGCTACTGATGATGACAAGGAGAACACCCCTGTGCCCGATCCAAAGACCTCGGGGGCACAACTCGGACAGACTTCTCAAGTTCCTGAACTTCAATCTGGTGGCGAGCCACTTCCTTCTCCAATTCATCCAATTTCCATGGTGTCGGTCTCTGAATATACCCTGACCTCTTCCAATCAAGTCGAGGATGCTGTCACAGGAGAACAACTCAATCCTTTGTAGCTTCTTTCGACTTTTGTAGTTTGAATGGCCCGATCAGTGGTCTTTAATCTTTGTACTAGTTAGGTCTGAACAATTTCTATTTTGCCCTAGTTGTAGTTTTAACAACTTTATGATTCTGTTTAAAAACCTTCCCCCACCATTTTAGTAGTGATTTTTTGGTATAAATGATTGCATCATTTGAAACATATCTTAGTtgaagaatttttattttgacaaCTTCCGATGCTATTTTTCGCTAAGTTAGAAACGA
The sequence above is drawn from the Arachis hypogaea cultivar Tifrunner chromosome 4, arahy.Tifrunner.gnm2.J5K5, whole genome shotgun sequence genome and encodes:
- the LOC112797412 gene encoding uncharacterized protein codes for the protein MMAPNKTSEVVDTHEATWSSQTDDLELESLESELKQMAHKILEHRSTLPDQLKSTLLSILDAHRPLFPHPSHHASTPPGALDHNIYQSEGSPAPEDPETAKKVKLLNEKITQNCSTMPVILKRMKDCIARIEKLDSYNAAVIHPAFKAKKTG